The nucleotide window GGCACCGCATATGTTGAAAACATTAAATTCCGGTCTAAATCAAAATCGTCGATTGCCTTCAAAAGCCCGATTGCGCCAACCTGAAACAGGTCTTCCTGTAACTCAGCACCGGCAAATCTAGGCAGTATGTTTTTCACCAACAATAAGTTATGGCGCAGCACCTGCTCCCGCGCGACTGAATCGCCTGCCTGGGCCCGGGACAAGAGCTGGCGCAGCTCGTTCTGCTCCAAGTGCGGCAGCAGCTCGCCATCAAGTTTTCTCATGTCCTCCTGACCCCTTAAGAGAAAACTTCTTGGTCATGGTCACAGCCGTCCCTTTACCAGGGGCGGAATCAACTTCCACCCGATCCATGAAGTTTTCAATAATCGTAAAGCCCATTCCGGAACGCTCCAAATCGGGACGCGTGGTGAATAACGGCTCCCGGGCCTGCTCCAAGTCGGCAATCCCAACTCCTTCGTCCTTAACCATCACCGTCAGCGAACCGTCATTACCCAGACTGCCGGTCAGCGTTATCTCGCCCTGACCTTCATTGTAGCCGTGGATAATGGCGTTGGTAACCGCTTCCGAAACCGCGGTCTTTACATCGGTCAGTTCTTCCAGGGTAGGATCAAGTTGGGCCGCAAAAGAGGCGACAACGACTCTAGCAAAAGACTCATTGCTTGAGTTGGCCGGAAAATTCAAGGTAAAGTAATTTTTAACGCTCATAATCTCACCCCCCCAGGGAATCCAAACAAGTATCCAAATCGGGATGAACTGGTATCAATTTGGGCAAGCCAGACAATT belongs to Bacillota bacterium and includes:
- a CDS encoding anti-sigma F factor; amino-acid sequence: MSVKNYFTLNFPANSSNESFARVVVASFAAQLDPTLEELTDVKTAVSEAVTNAIIHGYNEGQGEITLTGSLGNDGSLTVMVKDEGVGIADLEQAREPLFTTRPDLERSGMGFTIIENFMDRVEVDSAPGKGTAVTMTKKFSLKGSGGHEKT